AATTACATGCTAATAATGCAGCCATGCAGACTTTGGAAAATTGTATTAGAATTAGCATGACAAGTGAACATAAATAAAGCACAGCTCCCTAACATAAAGAATACAAAGACAAGTGAATCCCAAAATGTGTCCATGGGTAAAAATTTTTATCCACTCCAAATAGTCTTCAATAATGAACACTATATTTTGCTTCATTTTCCCCATTGAAGGCTCATGAAACTTCTTGACAACAATGGCATTCACAAGATAATGCCACTTCTAAAACTTTAAACACAAACAGCAAAATGTATCTTTTATTTGGTAAGTAGAGACTTCAGTCTCACCTTAGCAGATCCGATTGTACAGAAtaactgaattttcaaaatctgatCTAGAAGGATGATGGATCCGAAAGAATACCgttttttataataacattttagaTTTCTTTTAGTCTTCTGAGTTTGTTCACCAtccttttttcttcaaattttgcttttgCTCTTGCTCACTTACACTGTTTAGCAAGTCCAGGAAAATGATCTTTTAATTACTGGTTTCATCTGTTTGTCTTCTTCCAGGGAAATCATTCCTAGGTGTGAAGGATCCTCCAACATCATCTTCGCCACTAAATATCCTGCAATCGACCACGTTTGGTACTTCCTTGCTTGTTTACCAATATATCTTCCTAGCGTCCCGTCATAATATTCTGGCCAGCTATCTTTTAGCAAACGGGTCTCAGCAAGATCAATTGCTCGCCTTGCAATTTGTGGTCGCCCCGTCTTGATGCAAGCAGCCGTTAGCAACCACAAAAGCACTGCATTTAAGATAAACGcaagaaaattttattgttgaattatGCAAAAGCTGACAaccattaaatttatatttttactacaATATtcgagaaaaaataaaagatgctTGTGAATCCAATCTCCTAACCAGTAGTTTAGCGAAAGAAACAAGGTAGAAGAGTCAATCATAAGAAATGGCAAAAGAATAGTAAACAAGAGAAAACTTCATCAATTACAATCTGAAATGAACACATCAAGCACTAGTCAAGACAAGACcatcattattatataaaatagcTTGTACAGTAATGAGGCTTGGCATCAAaacagaaataaataattaaaaaggaaatgtCTCACATAATGACACCAACATTCTCACTGCCTGTTAATAAGTACCATAAAAATCTTACCATATTTCTATGCTCGTAAGGAAACTTCACCATGCAACTAAATTAGGGACCAAGATCATCTAAACCAGCAAGCAGAGCTAATTAGTTTATTAAAGCTGGTCAGCCTTAGTTAAAATATTCTGGCATTAAACCATAAcctaattataaaacaaaatcaataaaaaggaCTATGACAACTGTCCTCAGGACCTCAGTATCATCCAAAAAGTGTGTCCCAATATTAAACCATCAACTTAAACACATCAATGAGGAAGAAACAGACCTGGCCAAGAACCCCCGTTATGGTAACTCCATCTAGTATTCTTGGGGTCACAACCAGTTACTATCCGCCACTCGTGACTTTCTATAGCAGGATAAGTTATTTTTACTGGCATCTCACCAACCAGCTCCTCCCAACGTGCTTCAATAAGATCCATAATTGCCATTGATTGTTCAGGAGTTGCAAGCGAAGATAGAATCGCAACACAGTTACCTAAAGCGAACCACCGGAAATCCATCCTTGCAGGACTCACATTGCCAATGAAGTAGCCACCACGTGTTGGCATAAAGTCAAAAACCCACTCAGGGATTGAATCAGgtataacattaaatttattgaCAGCAGTGTGAGAGTATTCCTCAGTTTTGTATCTGTATATGTCATTTAGTTGTTGAAAGTCAAGCCAGAAGTAACTTCTCATGTGATAACTCAAGGCATGCAAACGTTTTACAATTCGCTCAATACATTCTTTCCCTTCAGCATCATGTTTAAGCAGTGTCAAAGCACATCTTAATGCCATAAAGAAAAGTGCTTGAATTTCAATAGGATAACCATAAATACCctgcaaaaataaatttaaataaaaaactttagaaaagaataaaattagtTGAAACTTAAAAAGTGAA
This is a stretch of genomic DNA from Mangifera indica cultivar Alphonso chromosome 11, CATAS_Mindica_2.1, whole genome shotgun sequence. It encodes these proteins:
- the LOC123229838 gene encoding probable alkaline/neutral invertase D, producing the protein MEELGLKNVSSHCSIFEMDDYDLSRLLDKPRLNIERQRSFDERSLSELSIGLARGGLDNYESTYSPGGRSGLDTPASSTRNSFEPHPMVAEAWEALRRSLVHFRGQPVGTIAAYDHASEEVLNYDQVFVRDFVPSALAFLMNGEPDIVKNFLLKTLQLQGWEKRIDRFKLGEGAMPASFKVLHDPVRKIDTIVADFGESAIGRVAPVDSGFWWIILLRAYTKSTGDLSLAERPECQKGMRLMLTLCLSEGFDTFPTLLCADGCSMIDRRMGIYGYPIEIQALFFMALRCALTLLKHDAEGKECIERIVKRLHALSYHMRSYFWLDFQQLNDIYRYKTEEYSHTAVNKFNVIPDSIPEWVFDFMPTRGGYFIGNVSPARMDFRWFALGNCVAILSSLATPEQSMAIMDLIEARWEELVGEMPVKITYPAIESHEWRIVTGCDPKNTRWSYHNGGSWPVLLWLLTAACIKTGRPQIARRAIDLAETRLLKDSWPEYYDGTLGRYIGKQARKYQTWSIAGYLVAKMMLEDPSHLGMISLEEDKQMKPVIKRSFSWTC